A single window of Balaenoptera ricei isolate mBalRic1 chromosome 15, mBalRic1.hap2, whole genome shotgun sequence DNA harbors:
- the E4F1 gene encoding transcription factor E4F1 isoform X3, with protein sequence MEGAMAVRVTAAHTAEARTEAGQEAGEGGVAAAAAAALAPGGFLGLPAPFSEEDEDDVHRCGRCQAEFTALEDFVQHKLQKVCQRVPQEALPATTAAALLGQEVEPAAAGSEEPITVAHIVVEAAALTADISHAPDIVGGGHIKEVIVASEAEPGDSGMAEARGSPNRQGPGLSGEGEQAQVKLLVNKDGRYVCMLCHKTFKTGSILKAHMVTHSSRKDHECKLCGASFRTKGSLIRHHRRHTDERPYKCAKCGKSFRESGALTRHLKSLTPCTEKIRFSMSKDVVVGKEDTPTGPGASTVGTVTSSAMTGGPMETSPVIHLVTDAKGTVIHEVHVQMQELPLGMKALTPEPPGPEELPCSSEGSRENLLHQAMQNSGIVLERVPGEEGALEPAPPTVSSPQPLGDGPPELPLLEVEQVETQVASEASAVPRTHPCPQCSETFPTAATLEAHKRGHAGPRPFTCPQCGKAFPKAYLLKKHQEVHVHERRFRCGDCGKLYKTIAHVRGHRRVHSDERPYPCPECGKCYKTKNAQQVHFRTHLEEKPHVCPFCSRGFREKGSLVRHVRHHTGEKPFKCYKCGRGFAEHGTLNRHLRTKGGCLLEVEELLVSEESPAAAAAVLADDPHTVLVEFSSVVADTQEYIIEATADDAETSEATEIIEGTQTEVDSHIMKVVQQIVHQASAGHQIIVQNVTMDQEAGLGTEAAAADTITIATPESLTEQVAMTLASAISEGTVLTARSGTNGAEQATVTMVSSEDIEILEHAGELVIASPEGQLEVQTVIV encoded by the exons ATGGAGGGCGCGATGGCAGTGCGGGTAACGGCCGCGCATACGGCAGAAGCCCGGACCGAAGCCGGGCAGGAAGCGGGCGAGGGCGGggtcgcggcggcggcggcggcggccttgGCCCCCGGTGGCTTCCTCGGCCTCCCGGCGCCCTTTAGCGAGGAAG ATGAAGATGACGTGCACCGATGTGGCCGCTGCCAGGCGGAGTTCACCGCCTTGGAGGACTTTGTTCAGCACAAGCTTCAGAAGGTCTGCCAGCGGGTGCCCCAGGAGGCCCTGCCTGCCACCACTGCTGCTGCGCTGCTGGGTCAGGAG GTGGAGCCAGCAGCAGCAGGCTCAGAGGAGCCCATCACTGTGGCCCACATCGTGGTGGAGGCAGCCGCTCTCACGGCAGACATCAGCCACGCTCCTGACATTGTCG GTGGTGGACACATCAAAGAGGTCATCGTGGCCTCTGAGGCGGAGCCGGGGGACAGCGGGATGGCAGAGGCCCGGGGCAGCCCCAACCGTCAGGGGCCTGGGCTCTCTGGGGAGGGTGAGCAGGCCCAGGTCAAGCTGCTGGTGAACAAGGACGGCCGCTATGTGTGCATGCTGTGCCACAAGACCTTCAAGACG GGCAGCATCCTTAAGGCCCACATGGTCACCCACAGTAGCCGAAAGGACCACGAGTGCAAACTGTGTGGGGCCTCCTTTCGGACCAAAGGCTCACTCATCCGGCACCATCGGCGGCACACAG ATGAGCGCCCCTATAAGTGTGCCAAGTGTGGGAAAAGCTTCCGCGAGTCGGGTGCGCTGACCCGGCACCTCAAGTCTCTCACCCCGTGCACGGAAAAAATCCGCTTCAGCATGAGCAAAGATGTGGTTGTCGGCAAAGAGGACACTCCCACAG GGCCTGGTGCGTCCACCGTGGGGACTGTTACATCATCGGCAATGACAGGCGGGCCCATGGAAACTTCGCCTGTGATTCACCTGGTGACAGAtgccaagggcactgtcatccaCGAAGTCCATGTCCAGATGCAAGAGCTTCCCCTGGGCATGAAAGCCCTCACCCCAGAG CCCCCCGGCCCCGAGGAGCTTCCCTGTTCCAGCGAGGGCAGCCGTGAGAACCTGCTGCACCAGGCCATGCAGAACTCCGGCATTGTCCTTGAGCGGgtccctggggaggagggagccctGGAGCCAGCCCCTCCCACTGTGTCcagtccccagcccctgggagaTGGTCCCCCAGAACTGCCGCTGCTGGAGGTGGAACAGGTGGAGACA CAGGTGGCCAGTGAGGCCTCAGCTGTGCCCAGGACCCACCCATGCCCTCAGTGCAGTGAGACCTTCCCAACGGCGGCCACCCTGGAGGCCCACAAAAGAGGCCACGCAG GGCCGAGGCCATTCACATGCCCGCAGTGTGGCAAGGCCTTCCCCAAGGCCTACCTGCTCAAGAAGCACCAGGAGGTGCATGTGCACGAGCGCCGCTTCCGCTGTGGGGACTGCGGGAAGCTCTACAAGACCATCGCCCATGTCCGCGGCCACCGGCGTGTCCACTCAGATGAGAGGCCCTACCCCTGTCCCGAGTGTGGCAAGTGCTACAAGACCAAG AATGCCCAGCAGGTGCACTTCCGGACACACCTGGAGGAGAAGCCGCACGTGTGCCCATTCTGCAGCCGAGGCTTCCGGGAGAAGGGCTCGCTGGTGCGGCACGTGCGGCACCACACGGGCGAGAAGCCCTTCAAGTGCTACAAGTGCGGCCGCGGCTTTGCCGAGCATGGCACGCTCAACCGGCACCTGCGTACCAAAG GGGGCTGCCTGCTGGAGGTGGAGGAGTTGCTGGTGTCCGAGGAGAGCCCCGCAGCGGCCGCCGCCGTCCTCGCCGACGACCCACACACCGTGTTGGTCGAGTTCTCGTCCGTGGTAGCCGACACCCAGGAGTATATCATCGAG GCCACTGCGGATGATGCAGAGACCAGTGAAGCCACGGAGATCATCGAGGGCACCCAGACGGag GTGGACAGTCACATCATGAAGGTAGTGCAGCAGATCGTGCACCAGGCCAGCGCCGGGCACCAGATCATCGTGCAGAATGTGACCATGGaccaggaggcagggctgggcacagaggCAGCTGCTGCCGACACCATCACTATTGCCACCCCTGAGAGCCTGACGGAGCAGGTGGCCATGACGCTGGCCTCGGCCATCAGCGAGGGCACTGTGCTCACGGCCCGCTCGGGTACAAATGGTGCTGAGCAGGCCACCGTGACCATGGTATCATCGGAGGACATTGAGATCCTGGAGCATGCGGGAGAGCTGGTCATCGCCTCGCCAGAGGGCCAGCTTGAGGTGCAGACGGTCATCGTCTAA
- the E4F1 gene encoding transcription factor E4F1 isoform X4, with product MEGAMAVRVTAAHTAEARTEAGQEAGEGGVAAAAAAALAPGGFLGLPAPFSEEDEDDVHRCGRCQAEFTALEDFVQHKLQKVCQRVPQEALPATTAAALLGQEVEPAAAGSEEPITVAHIVVEAAALTADISHAPDIVGGGHIKEVIVASEAEPGDSGMAEARGSPNRQGPGLSGEGEQAQVKLLVNKDGRYVCMLCHKTFKTGSILKAHMVTHSSRKDHECKLCGASFRTKGSLIRHHRRHTDERPYKCAKCGKSFRESGALTRHLKSLTPCTEKIRFSMSKDVVVGKEDTPTGPGASTVGTVTSSAMTGGPMETSPVIHLVTDAKGTVIHEVHVQMQELPLGMKALTPEPPGPEELPCSSEGSRENLLHQAMQNSGIVLERVPGEEGALEPAPPTVSSPQPLGDGPPELPLLEVEQVETVASEASAVPRTHPCPQCSETFPTAATLEAHKRGHAGPRPFTCPQCGKAFPKAYLLKKHQEVHVHERRFRCGDCGKLYKTIAHVRGHRRVHSDERPYPCPECGKCYKTKNAQQVHFRTHLEEKPHVCPFCSRGFREKGSLVRHVRHHTGEKPFKCYKCGRGFAEHGTLNRHLRTKGGCLLEVEELLVSEESPAAAAAVLADDPHTVLVEFSSVVADTQEYIIEATADDAETSEATEIIEGTQTEVDSHIMKVVQQIVHQASAGHQIIVQNVTMDQEAGLGTEAAAADTITIATPESLTEQVAMTLASAISEGTVLTARSGTNGAEQATVTMVSSEDIEILEHAGELVIASPEGQLEVQTVIV from the exons ATGGAGGGCGCGATGGCAGTGCGGGTAACGGCCGCGCATACGGCAGAAGCCCGGACCGAAGCCGGGCAGGAAGCGGGCGAGGGCGGggtcgcggcggcggcggcggcggccttgGCCCCCGGTGGCTTCCTCGGCCTCCCGGCGCCCTTTAGCGAGGAAG ATGAAGATGACGTGCACCGATGTGGCCGCTGCCAGGCGGAGTTCACCGCCTTGGAGGACTTTGTTCAGCACAAGCTTCAGAAGGTCTGCCAGCGGGTGCCCCAGGAGGCCCTGCCTGCCACCACTGCTGCTGCGCTGCTGGGTCAGGAG GTGGAGCCAGCAGCAGCAGGCTCAGAGGAGCCCATCACTGTGGCCCACATCGTGGTGGAGGCAGCCGCTCTCACGGCAGACATCAGCCACGCTCCTGACATTGTCG GTGGTGGACACATCAAAGAGGTCATCGTGGCCTCTGAGGCGGAGCCGGGGGACAGCGGGATGGCAGAGGCCCGGGGCAGCCCCAACCGTCAGGGGCCTGGGCTCTCTGGGGAGGGTGAGCAGGCCCAGGTCAAGCTGCTGGTGAACAAGGACGGCCGCTATGTGTGCATGCTGTGCCACAAGACCTTCAAGACG GGCAGCATCCTTAAGGCCCACATGGTCACCCACAGTAGCCGAAAGGACCACGAGTGCAAACTGTGTGGGGCCTCCTTTCGGACCAAAGGCTCACTCATCCGGCACCATCGGCGGCACACAG ATGAGCGCCCCTATAAGTGTGCCAAGTGTGGGAAAAGCTTCCGCGAGTCGGGTGCGCTGACCCGGCACCTCAAGTCTCTCACCCCGTGCACGGAAAAAATCCGCTTCAGCATGAGCAAAGATGTGGTTGTCGGCAAAGAGGACACTCCCACAG GGCCTGGTGCGTCCACCGTGGGGACTGTTACATCATCGGCAATGACAGGCGGGCCCATGGAAACTTCGCCTGTGATTCACCTGGTGACAGAtgccaagggcactgtcatccaCGAAGTCCATGTCCAGATGCAAGAGCTTCCCCTGGGCATGAAAGCCCTCACCCCAGAG CCCCCCGGCCCCGAGGAGCTTCCCTGTTCCAGCGAGGGCAGCCGTGAGAACCTGCTGCACCAGGCCATGCAGAACTCCGGCATTGTCCTTGAGCGGgtccctggggaggagggagccctGGAGCCAGCCCCTCCCACTGTGTCcagtccccagcccctgggagaTGGTCCCCCAGAACTGCCGCTGCTGGAGGTGGAACAGGTGGAGACA GTGGCCAGTGAGGCCTCAGCTGTGCCCAGGACCCACCCATGCCCTCAGTGCAGTGAGACCTTCCCAACGGCGGCCACCCTGGAGGCCCACAAAAGAGGCCACGCAG GGCCGAGGCCATTCACATGCCCGCAGTGTGGCAAGGCCTTCCCCAAGGCCTACCTGCTCAAGAAGCACCAGGAGGTGCATGTGCACGAGCGCCGCTTCCGCTGTGGGGACTGCGGGAAGCTCTACAAGACCATCGCCCATGTCCGCGGCCACCGGCGTGTCCACTCAGATGAGAGGCCCTACCCCTGTCCCGAGTGTGGCAAGTGCTACAAGACCAAG AATGCCCAGCAGGTGCACTTCCGGACACACCTGGAGGAGAAGCCGCACGTGTGCCCATTCTGCAGCCGAGGCTTCCGGGAGAAGGGCTCGCTGGTGCGGCACGTGCGGCACCACACGGGCGAGAAGCCCTTCAAGTGCTACAAGTGCGGCCGCGGCTTTGCCGAGCATGGCACGCTCAACCGGCACCTGCGTACCAAAG GGGGCTGCCTGCTGGAGGTGGAGGAGTTGCTGGTGTCCGAGGAGAGCCCCGCAGCGGCCGCCGCCGTCCTCGCCGACGACCCACACACCGTGTTGGTCGAGTTCTCGTCCGTGGTAGCCGACACCCAGGAGTATATCATCGAG GCCACTGCGGATGATGCAGAGACCAGTGAAGCCACGGAGATCATCGAGGGCACCCAGACGGag GTGGACAGTCACATCATGAAGGTAGTGCAGCAGATCGTGCACCAGGCCAGCGCCGGGCACCAGATCATCGTGCAGAATGTGACCATGGaccaggaggcagggctgggcacagaggCAGCTGCTGCCGACACCATCACTATTGCCACCCCTGAGAGCCTGACGGAGCAGGTGGCCATGACGCTGGCCTCGGCCATCAGCGAGGGCACTGTGCTCACGGCCCGCTCGGGTACAAATGGTGCTGAGCAGGCCACCGTGACCATGGTATCATCGGAGGACATTGAGATCCTGGAGCATGCGGGAGAGCTGGTCATCGCCTCGCCAGAGGGCCAGCTTGAGGTGCAGACGGTCATCGTCTAA
- the E4F1 gene encoding transcription factor E4F1 isoform X2, with product MEGAMAVRVTAAHTAEARTEAGQEAGEGGVAAAAAAALAPGGFLGLPAPFSEEDEDDVHRCGRCQAEFTALEDFVQHKLQKVCQRVPQEALPATTAAALLGQEVEPAAAGSEEPITVAHIVVEAAALTADISHAPDIVGGGHIKEVIVASEAEPGDSGMAEARGSPNRQGPGLSGEGEQAQVKLLVNKDGRYVCMLCHKTFKTGSILKAHMVTHSSRKDHECKLCGASFRTKGSLIRHHRRHTDERPYKCAKCGKSFRESGALTRHLKSLTPCTEKIRFSMSKDVVVGKEDTPTGPGASTVGTVTSSAMTGGPMETSPVIHLVTDAKGTVIHEVHVQMQELPLGMKALTPEVGTGQGRPLSAQHQALFWPPGPEELPCSSEGSRENLLHQAMQNSGIVLERVPGEEGALEPAPPTVSSPQPLGDGPPELPLLEVEQVETVASEASAVPRTHPCPQCSETFPTAATLEAHKRGHAGPRPFTCPQCGKAFPKAYLLKKHQEVHVHERRFRCGDCGKLYKTIAHVRGHRRVHSDERPYPCPECGKCYKTKNAQQVHFRTHLEEKPHVCPFCSRGFREKGSLVRHVRHHTGEKPFKCYKCGRGFAEHGTLNRHLRTKGGCLLEVEELLVSEESPAAAAAVLADDPHTVLVEFSSVVADTQEYIIEATADDAETSEATEIIEGTQTEVDSHIMKVVQQIVHQASAGHQIIVQNVTMDQEAGLGTEAAAADTITIATPESLTEQVAMTLASAISEGTVLTARSGTNGAEQATVTMVSSEDIEILEHAGELVIASPEGQLEVQTVIV from the exons ATGGAGGGCGCGATGGCAGTGCGGGTAACGGCCGCGCATACGGCAGAAGCCCGGACCGAAGCCGGGCAGGAAGCGGGCGAGGGCGGggtcgcggcggcggcggcggcggccttgGCCCCCGGTGGCTTCCTCGGCCTCCCGGCGCCCTTTAGCGAGGAAG ATGAAGATGACGTGCACCGATGTGGCCGCTGCCAGGCGGAGTTCACCGCCTTGGAGGACTTTGTTCAGCACAAGCTTCAGAAGGTCTGCCAGCGGGTGCCCCAGGAGGCCCTGCCTGCCACCACTGCTGCTGCGCTGCTGGGTCAGGAG GTGGAGCCAGCAGCAGCAGGCTCAGAGGAGCCCATCACTGTGGCCCACATCGTGGTGGAGGCAGCCGCTCTCACGGCAGACATCAGCCACGCTCCTGACATTGTCG GTGGTGGACACATCAAAGAGGTCATCGTGGCCTCTGAGGCGGAGCCGGGGGACAGCGGGATGGCAGAGGCCCGGGGCAGCCCCAACCGTCAGGGGCCTGGGCTCTCTGGGGAGGGTGAGCAGGCCCAGGTCAAGCTGCTGGTGAACAAGGACGGCCGCTATGTGTGCATGCTGTGCCACAAGACCTTCAAGACG GGCAGCATCCTTAAGGCCCACATGGTCACCCACAGTAGCCGAAAGGACCACGAGTGCAAACTGTGTGGGGCCTCCTTTCGGACCAAAGGCTCACTCATCCGGCACCATCGGCGGCACACAG ATGAGCGCCCCTATAAGTGTGCCAAGTGTGGGAAAAGCTTCCGCGAGTCGGGTGCGCTGACCCGGCACCTCAAGTCTCTCACCCCGTGCACGGAAAAAATCCGCTTCAGCATGAGCAAAGATGTGGTTGTCGGCAAAGAGGACACTCCCACAG GGCCTGGTGCGTCCACCGTGGGGACTGTTACATCATCGGCAATGACAGGCGGGCCCATGGAAACTTCGCCTGTGATTCACCTGGTGACAGAtgccaagggcactgtcatccaCGAAGTCCATGTCCAGATGCAAGAGCTTCCCCTGGGCATGAAAGCCCTCACCCCAGAGGTGGGGACAGGTCAGGGGAGGCCTTTGTCTGCTCAGCACCAGGCTCTGTTCTGG CCCCCCGGCCCCGAGGAGCTTCCCTGTTCCAGCGAGGGCAGCCGTGAGAACCTGCTGCACCAGGCCATGCAGAACTCCGGCATTGTCCTTGAGCGGgtccctggggaggagggagccctGGAGCCAGCCCCTCCCACTGTGTCcagtccccagcccctgggagaTGGTCCCCCAGAACTGCCGCTGCTGGAGGTGGAACAGGTGGAGACA GTGGCCAGTGAGGCCTCAGCTGTGCCCAGGACCCACCCATGCCCTCAGTGCAGTGAGACCTTCCCAACGGCGGCCACCCTGGAGGCCCACAAAAGAGGCCACGCAG GGCCGAGGCCATTCACATGCCCGCAGTGTGGCAAGGCCTTCCCCAAGGCCTACCTGCTCAAGAAGCACCAGGAGGTGCATGTGCACGAGCGCCGCTTCCGCTGTGGGGACTGCGGGAAGCTCTACAAGACCATCGCCCATGTCCGCGGCCACCGGCGTGTCCACTCAGATGAGAGGCCCTACCCCTGTCCCGAGTGTGGCAAGTGCTACAAGACCAAG AATGCCCAGCAGGTGCACTTCCGGACACACCTGGAGGAGAAGCCGCACGTGTGCCCATTCTGCAGCCGAGGCTTCCGGGAGAAGGGCTCGCTGGTGCGGCACGTGCGGCACCACACGGGCGAGAAGCCCTTCAAGTGCTACAAGTGCGGCCGCGGCTTTGCCGAGCATGGCACGCTCAACCGGCACCTGCGTACCAAAG GGGGCTGCCTGCTGGAGGTGGAGGAGTTGCTGGTGTCCGAGGAGAGCCCCGCAGCGGCCGCCGCCGTCCTCGCCGACGACCCACACACCGTGTTGGTCGAGTTCTCGTCCGTGGTAGCCGACACCCAGGAGTATATCATCGAG GCCACTGCGGATGATGCAGAGACCAGTGAAGCCACGGAGATCATCGAGGGCACCCAGACGGag GTGGACAGTCACATCATGAAGGTAGTGCAGCAGATCGTGCACCAGGCCAGCGCCGGGCACCAGATCATCGTGCAGAATGTGACCATGGaccaggaggcagggctgggcacagaggCAGCTGCTGCCGACACCATCACTATTGCCACCCCTGAGAGCCTGACGGAGCAGGTGGCCATGACGCTGGCCTCGGCCATCAGCGAGGGCACTGTGCTCACGGCCCGCTCGGGTACAAATGGTGCTGAGCAGGCCACCGTGACCATGGTATCATCGGAGGACATTGAGATCCTGGAGCATGCGGGAGAGCTGGTCATCGCCTCGCCAGAGGGCCAGCTTGAGGTGCAGACGGTCATCGTCTAA
- the E4F1 gene encoding transcription factor E4F1 isoform X6, with amino-acid sequence MEGAMAVRVTAAHTAEARTEAGQEAGEGGVAAAAAAALAPGGFLGLPAPFSEEDEDDVHRCGRCQAEFTALEDFVQHKLQKVCQRVPQEALPATTAAALLGQEVEPAAAGSEEPITVAHIVVEAAALTADISHAPDIVGGGHIKEVIVASEAEPGDSGMAEARGSPNRQGPGLSGEGEQAQVKLLVNKDGRYVCMLCHKTFKTGSILKAHMVTHSSRKDHECKLCGASFRTKGSLIRHHRRHTDERPYKCAKCGKSFRESGALTRHLKSLTPCTEKIRFSMSKDVVVGKEDTPTGPGASTVGTVTSSAMTGGPMETSPVIHLVTDAKGTVIHEVHVQMQELPLGMKALTPEVGTGQGRPLSAQHQALFWPPGPEELPCSSEGSRENLLHQAMQNSGIVLERVPGEEGALEPAPPTVSSPQPLGDGPPELPLLEVEQVETQVASEASAVPRTHPCPQCSETFPTAATLEAHKRGHAGPRPFTCPQCGKAFPKAYLLKKHQEVHVHERRFRCGDCGKLYKTIAHVRGHRRVHSDERPYPCPECGKCYKTKNAQQVHFRTHLEEKPHVCPFCSRGFREKGSLVRHVRHHTGEKPFKCYKCGRGFAEHGTLNRHLRTKGGCLLEVEELLVSEESPAAAAAVLADDPHTVLVEFSSVVADTQEYIIEATADDAETSEATEIIEGTQTETHPQLGPQTSTGTQILSL; translated from the exons ATGGAGGGCGCGATGGCAGTGCGGGTAACGGCCGCGCATACGGCAGAAGCCCGGACCGAAGCCGGGCAGGAAGCGGGCGAGGGCGGggtcgcggcggcggcggcggcggccttgGCCCCCGGTGGCTTCCTCGGCCTCCCGGCGCCCTTTAGCGAGGAAG ATGAAGATGACGTGCACCGATGTGGCCGCTGCCAGGCGGAGTTCACCGCCTTGGAGGACTTTGTTCAGCACAAGCTTCAGAAGGTCTGCCAGCGGGTGCCCCAGGAGGCCCTGCCTGCCACCACTGCTGCTGCGCTGCTGGGTCAGGAG GTGGAGCCAGCAGCAGCAGGCTCAGAGGAGCCCATCACTGTGGCCCACATCGTGGTGGAGGCAGCCGCTCTCACGGCAGACATCAGCCACGCTCCTGACATTGTCG GTGGTGGACACATCAAAGAGGTCATCGTGGCCTCTGAGGCGGAGCCGGGGGACAGCGGGATGGCAGAGGCCCGGGGCAGCCCCAACCGTCAGGGGCCTGGGCTCTCTGGGGAGGGTGAGCAGGCCCAGGTCAAGCTGCTGGTGAACAAGGACGGCCGCTATGTGTGCATGCTGTGCCACAAGACCTTCAAGACG GGCAGCATCCTTAAGGCCCACATGGTCACCCACAGTAGCCGAAAGGACCACGAGTGCAAACTGTGTGGGGCCTCCTTTCGGACCAAAGGCTCACTCATCCGGCACCATCGGCGGCACACAG ATGAGCGCCCCTATAAGTGTGCCAAGTGTGGGAAAAGCTTCCGCGAGTCGGGTGCGCTGACCCGGCACCTCAAGTCTCTCACCCCGTGCACGGAAAAAATCCGCTTCAGCATGAGCAAAGATGTGGTTGTCGGCAAAGAGGACACTCCCACAG GGCCTGGTGCGTCCACCGTGGGGACTGTTACATCATCGGCAATGACAGGCGGGCCCATGGAAACTTCGCCTGTGATTCACCTGGTGACAGAtgccaagggcactgtcatccaCGAAGTCCATGTCCAGATGCAAGAGCTTCCCCTGGGCATGAAAGCCCTCACCCCAGAGGTGGGGACAGGTCAGGGGAGGCCTTTGTCTGCTCAGCACCAGGCTCTGTTCTGG CCCCCCGGCCCCGAGGAGCTTCCCTGTTCCAGCGAGGGCAGCCGTGAGAACCTGCTGCACCAGGCCATGCAGAACTCCGGCATTGTCCTTGAGCGGgtccctggggaggagggagccctGGAGCCAGCCCCTCCCACTGTGTCcagtccccagcccctgggagaTGGTCCCCCAGAACTGCCGCTGCTGGAGGTGGAACAGGTGGAGACA CAGGTGGCCAGTGAGGCCTCAGCTGTGCCCAGGACCCACCCATGCCCTCAGTGCAGTGAGACCTTCCCAACGGCGGCCACCCTGGAGGCCCACAAAAGAGGCCACGCAG GGCCGAGGCCATTCACATGCCCGCAGTGTGGCAAGGCCTTCCCCAAGGCCTACCTGCTCAAGAAGCACCAGGAGGTGCATGTGCACGAGCGCCGCTTCCGCTGTGGGGACTGCGGGAAGCTCTACAAGACCATCGCCCATGTCCGCGGCCACCGGCGTGTCCACTCAGATGAGAGGCCCTACCCCTGTCCCGAGTGTGGCAAGTGCTACAAGACCAAG AATGCCCAGCAGGTGCACTTCCGGACACACCTGGAGGAGAAGCCGCACGTGTGCCCATTCTGCAGCCGAGGCTTCCGGGAGAAGGGCTCGCTGGTGCGGCACGTGCGGCACCACACGGGCGAGAAGCCCTTCAAGTGCTACAAGTGCGGCCGCGGCTTTGCCGAGCATGGCACGCTCAACCGGCACCTGCGTACCAAAG GGGGCTGCCTGCTGGAGGTGGAGGAGTTGCTGGTGTCCGAGGAGAGCCCCGCAGCGGCCGCCGCCGTCCTCGCCGACGACCCACACACCGTGTTGGTCGAGTTCTCGTCCGTGGTAGCCGACACCCAGGAGTATATCATCGAG GCCACTGCGGATGATGCAGAGACCAGTGAAGCCACGGAGATCATCGAGGGCACCCAGACGGag ACACACCCCCAGCTGGGACCTCAGACTTCTACTGGGACCCAGATCCTAAGCCTCTGA